The Rhodocytophaga rosea genome has a segment encoding these proteins:
- a CDS encoding Ezrin/radixin/moesin family protein has product MKNYVLILILCLSVSFVSNSYAQKRKKSKEDKATEKEWKKKAKSLDPLEYKSLVDEQSKLKSEASELNAKVLGFEEQMSVKDTEIEKLKAELQEAKTKLADEQSSNVTGSGSKISAKGVIFKVQIGAFRNKDLSKYFENNQNFSGDVDPDGVKKYTLGYFGEYWEADNFKKYLREMGVKDAWIVPYKDGERVNIKDVLEGAI; this is encoded by the coding sequence ATGAAAAATTATGTTCTCATTTTGATACTTTGCCTGTCAGTAAGCTTTGTATCTAACAGCTATGCACAAAAGCGTAAAAAGTCCAAAGAAGATAAGGCAACAGAGAAAGAATGGAAAAAGAAAGCCAAAAGCCTCGACCCACTCGAATATAAAAGCCTGGTAGACGAGCAGTCAAAATTAAAAAGCGAGGCAAGTGAGTTAAACGCTAAGGTTCTGGGGTTTGAGGAACAAATGAGTGTAAAGGATACTGAGATCGAAAAATTAAAAGCTGAATTACAGGAAGCCAAGACCAAACTCGCCGATGAGCAATCTTCCAATGTTACTGGCTCTGGCAGTAAAATAAGCGCAAAAGGCGTAATTTTTAAAGTACAGATTGGCGCTTTCCGTAATAAAGATTTAAGCAAATATTTTGAAAATAATCAGAATTTCAGCGGCGACGTAGATCCGGATGGCGTAAAAAAATATACCCTGGGTTATTTTGGTGAATATTGGGAAGCCGATAATTTTAAGAAATACCTGAGAGAAATGGGTGTAAAAGATGCCTGGATCGTGCCTTACAAAGATGGCGAACGGGTTAATATCAAAGATGTATTAGAAGGAGCTATTTAA
- a CDS encoding sugar phosphate nucleotidyltransferase, which translates to MKAIIPVAGIGSKLRPHTHTQPKALVPVAGKPILAHIIDSLIEGGIREFILIIGYLGDKIEKYIEATYPDIKVDFIIQEPREGLGHAIWLTKEYLLQEKEILIVLGDTIVNTDLQQILQSEHTILGVMKVHNPSLFGVAEIEHNGIIKRLVEKPRIPKSNLALVGIYKINNPPLLFSSLQYLIDHGIKTQNDYHLTDGLMHMIEAGEKMTTIQVNNWYDCGRKETLLEANAILLNRSAYKHIHYEQFPGSIIVPPVSLGESCQIKNSIIGPNVAIGEHTTIQSSIIENSIIGSFSELENVVLQESIIGNDSSLKGLSQSLNIGDNTEINFST; encoded by the coding sequence ATGAAAGCCATTATTCCGGTAGCAGGTATTGGTTCTAAGCTGAGACCTCATACTCATACGCAGCCTAAAGCGCTGGTGCCAGTAGCAGGCAAACCCATACTAGCTCATATTATAGATAGCCTTATTGAAGGTGGAATCAGGGAATTTATTCTGATAATAGGCTATTTAGGCGATAAAATTGAAAAATATATTGAAGCTACTTATCCAGATATCAAAGTAGATTTTATAATTCAGGAACCCCGTGAAGGCCTTGGACATGCCATCTGGCTTACGAAAGAATATCTGCTTCAGGAAAAGGAGATACTCATTGTACTGGGCGACACTATTGTAAATACAGATTTGCAGCAGATACTACAGTCTGAACACACCATTCTGGGTGTAATGAAAGTACATAATCCTTCTTTATTTGGGGTAGCAGAAATTGAACACAATGGAATCATCAAACGGCTGGTAGAAAAGCCTAGAATTCCTAAATCAAATCTTGCGCTGGTAGGAATTTATAAAATCAATAATCCCCCATTGCTGTTTTCTTCGCTCCAATACTTAATTGACCATGGAATAAAAACCCAGAATGACTATCACCTGACCGATGGATTGATGCACATGATTGAAGCTGGTGAAAAAATGACCACTATACAGGTAAATAACTGGTACGACTGTGGCAGAAAAGAAACTTTACTAGAAGCTAATGCTATTTTATTGAACCGTTCAGCCTATAAACATATCCATTATGAGCAATTTCCCGGCAGCATTATTGTTCCGCCGGTAAGTCTGGGAGAATCATGTCAGATTAAGAATTCCATTATCGGACCTAATGTTGCTATCGGTGAGCATACAACCATTCAATCTTCCATTATTGAGAATAGTATTATAGGTTCATTTAGTGAACTGGAAAATGTAGTATTACAGGAATCTATTATAGGCAATGATTCTTCTTTAAAAGGATTAAGCCAAAGCCTGAATATTGGGGATAATACCGAAATTAACTTCAGTACATAA
- a CDS encoding DUF1440 domain-containing protein yields MKTPFTTILWTGFLVGLLDGIAAIVNFLVSGGGNPVRIFYYIASGVFGKTAFVAGNQMLFWGLLFHFMIAYIFTAFYFWLYPKVNFFSTHVILSGMIYGIVVWIVMNLLVLPLSNTPKLPFSSTQAIIGIGIHMFLVGLPISLLMHQYFTGYQHKKA; encoded by the coding sequence TTGAAAACTCCGTTTACAACGATTTTATGGACAGGTTTCCTGGTAGGCTTACTTGATGGCATAGCAGCTATAGTTAATTTTCTTGTCTCTGGCGGAGGAAACCCGGTCAGGATATTTTATTATATTGCCAGTGGTGTTTTCGGGAAAACAGCGTTTGTAGCGGGTAATCAGATGCTATTTTGGGGCTTACTATTCCACTTTATGATTGCCTATATTTTTACAGCTTTTTATTTCTGGTTATACCCTAAGGTAAATTTTTTCTCTACGCACGTAATCTTATCAGGGATGATATATGGGATCGTGGTATGGATAGTAATGAATCTGCTAGTGTTGCCTCTCAGTAATACGCCTAAATTACCATTTAGTAGCACACAAGCAATTATAGGAATAGGTATTCATATGTTCCTGGTAGGATTACCAATTTCTTTACTTATGCATCAGTATTTTACAGGGTATCAACACAAAAAAGCCTGA
- the rfbA gene encoding glucose-1-phosphate thymidylyltransferase RfbA: MKGIILAGGSGTRLHPLTLAISKQLMPVYDKPMIYYPLSTLMMAGIQDILIISTPHDLDLFRKLLGDGRNLGCSFTYAVQYEPNGLAQAFVIGEEFIGGDKVALILGDNIFYRSGLGKLLKSNNDPDGGIVFAYHVQDPERYGVVEFDKNNQAISIEEKPAHPKSNYAVPGLYFYDNEVVSIAKSLEPSARGEYEITDVNKTYLQRGKLKVGILDRGTAWLDTGTFTSLMQAGNFVQVIEERQGLKIGCIEEIAYREGFITADELMAIAKPLIKSGYGKYLMSILQQ, encoded by the coding sequence ATGAAAGGAATCATTTTAGCCGGCGGCTCAGGTACTCGTTTGCATCCGCTTACATTAGCCATAAGTAAGCAATTGATGCCAGTTTACGATAAGCCCATGATTTATTACCCATTGTCTACGTTGATGATGGCTGGTATCCAGGATATACTGATTATTTCTACACCGCATGACCTTGACTTGTTCAGGAAACTTTTGGGAGATGGCCGGAATCTGGGTTGTTCTTTTACTTATGCTGTGCAGTATGAACCCAATGGATTAGCACAAGCTTTTGTAATTGGTGAAGAGTTTATCGGAGGTGATAAAGTGGCGTTGATTCTGGGAGATAATATATTCTACCGGAGTGGTCTGGGCAAACTGCTTAAATCAAATAATGACCCGGATGGAGGCATTGTATTCGCTTATCATGTACAAGATCCGGAAAGGTATGGTGTAGTGGAATTTGACAAAAATAACCAGGCTATTTCCATCGAAGAAAAACCGGCTCATCCCAAATCAAATTATGCCGTACCGGGTTTATATTTTTATGATAACGAAGTGGTATCAATTGCCAAAAGTTTAGAACCAAGCGCCCGGGGAGAATACGAAATTACAGATGTAAACAAAACATATTTGCAAAGAGGAAAACTGAAAGTAGGGATTCTGGATAGAGGCACTGCCTGGCTTGATACAGGTACATTTACTTCTCTGATGCAGGCTGGCAATTTTGTACAAGTAATAGAAGAACGGCAAGGACTTAAAATTGGCTGTATAGAAGAAATCGCCTACCGGGAGGGTTTTATTACCGCTGATGAATTAATGGCCATTGCCAAACCCCTCATCAAAAGCGGATATGGTAAATACTTGATGAGTATTTTACAACAATAA